Proteins encoded together in one Papaver somniferum cultivar HN1 unplaced genomic scaffold, ASM357369v1 unplaced-scaffold_21, whole genome shotgun sequence window:
- the LOC113340213 gene encoding auxin-binding protein ABP19a-like, with product MMKMFYFLFVSALLFSYCSAADFCVGDIKSALTPSGYPCKPAAKVTVDDFVFSGLGVAGNTSNIISAAVTPGFVEQFPGLNGLGISLARLDIASGGVIPMHTHPGANEVLVVLSGTICAGFVSSGANKVYLKTLTKGQSMIFPQGLLHFQLNAAKSSAVALVSFSDPEPGLQITDFALFANDLPTDLVAKTTFLDAKTIKTLKGVLGGTN from the coding sequence ATGATGAAGATGTTTTATTTCCTTTTCGTATCTGCTCTCCTTTTCTCCTACTGCTCGGCTGCAGATTTCTGCGTCGGTGACATCAAATCAGCTTTAACTCCATCCGGATACCCTTGCAAGCCTGCTGCTAAAGTAACTGTTGATGATTTCGTGTTTTCCGGCCTTGGTGTTGCTGGTAACACAAGTAACATCATCAGTGCTGCAGTCACTCCAGGATTCGTCGAGCAATTCCCTGGCTTAAACGGATTAGGGATATCCTTGGCTAGATTAGACATTGCCTCTGGTGGTGTCATTCCAATGCACACCCACCCTGGCGCAAATGAAGTTTTGGTAGTTTTATCAGGCACAATCTGTGCTGGTTTTGTTTCATCTGGGGCAAACAAGGTGTACCTAAAAACACTTACAAAGGGACAGTCAATGATTTTCCCACAGGGTTTATTGCATTTCCAACTGAACGCTGCTAAAAGTTCCGCCGTAGCTCTTGTGAGTTTCAGCGACCCCGAGCCAGGTCTTCAGATTACTGATTTTGCATTGTTTGCTAATGACTTGCCCACCGATTTGGTCGCAAAAACTACTTTCCTTGATGCAAAAACAATTAAGACACTCAAGGGTGTTCTTGGTGGTACCAATTAA
- the LOC113340215 gene encoding auxin-binding protein ABP19a-like, which yields MNTFYSFFLVSLLFSYCSAADFCVGDIKSAPTPAGYPCKPAAKVTVDDFVFSGLGVAGNTTSIINAAVTPAFVEQFPGLNGLGISMARLDLAPNGVIPMHTHPAANEVLVVVQGSIVGGFVSSASKVYLKTLKKGDTMIFPKGLLHFQINARGINSIALVSFSDPEPGLQITDFALFANDLPTELVAKTTFLDPKTIKALKGVLGGTN from the coding sequence ATGAATACATTTTATTCCTTTTTCCTAgtctctcttctcttctcctaCTGTTCGGCTGCAGATTTCTGCGTCGGTGACATAAAATCGGCTCCAACTCCTGCCGGATACCCTTGCAAGCCTGCTGCTAAAGTAACTGTCGATGATTTCGTGTTTTCCGGCCTTGGAGTTGCCGGAAACACGACTAGTATCATTAATGCTGCAGTCACACCGGCATTTGTTGAACAATTCCCCGGTTTAAACGGGTTAGGCATATCCATGGCTAGGTTGGACTTAGCTCCTAATGGTGTTATTCCAATGCACACTCACCCTGCTGCAAATGAGGTTTTGGTAGTCGTACAAGGTTCAATCGTTGGTGGTTTTGTTTCATCTGCAAGCAAAGTTTACCTGAAAACACTTAAGAAGGGAGATACAATGATTTTCCCCAAGGGTTTGTTGCACTTCCAAATTAATGCTAGAGGTATTAACTCGATAGCTCTTGTGAGTTTCAGTGACCCAGAGCCAGGTCTTCAGATTACCGATTTCGCATTGTTTGCTAATGACTTGCCTACCGAATTGGTCGCCAAAACTACTTTCCTTGATCCGAAAACAATTAAGGCACTCAAGGGTGTTCTTGGTGGTACCAATTAA